In Deltaproteobacteria bacterium, the genomic stretch CTTTGCCATCGTGTCCTTTGTCGTCGTGCATGTGTACATGACCACCACCGGCCACACCCTGACCGCCCATATCGCGGCCATGTTCAGTGGTTGGGAGGAAGTGGAGGAGGGCGAGGTGGCGGACTGGGAGGTACAGCGCAAACGCTGACCCCTGGCGATTCGGTTTTTGGCGTCGGACGGCGGATCATCCTTGGATGACCCGCCGTCCGCGCGTTTTGACGCCAGCAATCGATCCGGCGAGTTCCGTGGCGCTCATGGACAGAGCGGGATTGCGTCTTAGTTGTGACATGATATCAGGAATCATTCTTCTTTAAGGGGCGAACGCATGACCGAACATGATCACCCGGAAGCCACCATGCCGGGTTGGAATTTCGACAACACCTATACCCGCCTGCCGCCGGCTTTGTATGAACGGGTTGTCCCGGAACCTGTCCCGGCGCCGCGCCTGGTAATGCTGAATTGGCGCCTGTGTCGGGACTTGGGGCTGGACGCGCAAGCCCTGGCGTCCGCCGATGGCGTCGCGGCTTTGGCGGGAAACCGGTGTCCGGCCGGCTCGGAGCCCATTGCCCAGGCATATTCGGGGCATCAATTCGGACATTTCACCACGCTTGGGGATGGCCGCGCCATGTTATTGGGCGAACACATAACCCCAGCCGGCCAGCGCGTGGACATTCAGCTCAAGGGCTCGGGGCGGACGCCTTTTTCCCGTCGTGGCGACGGCCGGGCCGCCCTGGGTCCGATGCTGCGCGAATATATCGTCAGCGAAGCCCTGCATGCCCTGGGTATTCCCACCACCCGCAGTCTGGCCGTGGTGTCCACGGGGGGCGATGTGTACCGCGAGACCGTCCTTCCCGGCGCCATCCTGACCCGCGTGGCGTCCAGTCATATCCGCGTCGGCACGTTCGAGCATCTTGCCGCCCGTGGGCTGACCGCCGAACTTCATGCCCTGGCCTGGCACGTGATCGACCGGCATTTTCCCGAGTTGCGTCAAACTCCGCACCCATTTCTGGCCCTCCTGGCCGAAGTGCTGGCCCGGCAGGCGTCGCTCGTGGCCAAATGGCAGCATGTCGGCTTCGTGCATGGCGTCATGAACACGGACAATATGTCCTTGTGCGGGGAAAGCATCGATTTTGGCCCCTGCGCCTTCATGGATGTCCACGACCCGGCCACGGTGTTCAGTTCCATTGACCGGGATGGACGCTACGCATACGGCAATCAGCCCTCCATTGCCCAGTGGAACCTGACCCGCTTCGCCGAGGCCTTGCTGCCTGTGTTGCACGAGCGCGAGGACCGCGCCGTGGACATGGCCCGCGAGGTTTTGGATACCTTTCCAGCCGTGTTTCATGATTTTTGGGCGCGGGGCATGCGCGCCAAACTGGGGCTGTTCACCCCGGAGACGGGGGACGAGGATTTGGCGCGGACGTTGTTGGGGTTGATGCATGAGCACGGCGTGGATCATACCCGGACCTGGCGCGACCTGGGCCGGCTTCCCGTGCCGGGCGGATCATTTTTCGAAAGTGCCGGCTTTCAAGCCTGGGAGCGTCGATGGCGGGCGCGTCTGGACCGGCAGCGCCAAACGCCGGACGAGGCGCGACAGCTCATGATGGCCAACAATCCGGCGGTCATCGCCCGCAATCATCGGGTGGAAGAAGCCCTGGCCGCGGCTGGAAACGGAGACATGTCCGTGCTGGAACGGCTTCTGGCCGCCATCGAACATCCTTTTGACGATGACCCGGCCTGGAGCGAGTTCGCCGAGCCGCCAAGGCCGTCGGCGGTTCCGTACAGGACATTTTGTGGAACATGAGGCTTTCTTTGGAGTCTTTGCACATCAGGCGGCGCCTTGTCTGGGGGACGAGGCGCCGCCTGATGTCTGGGGCGCGCGGGCCGGCATGCCGGGCCGCCGTGCTGTCGCTGGAGGGCCGGGCCATCGCGATGACCGGCTCCGGGAGTGGAAACGGCGCCCGGAAGTCCGTTCAGATCAAGCCGATCCGCTTGAAGGCCTTGGCCGCGAAGAGTCCGCCCACGGCTCCACCAACGGCCTGGATCAGATTGGCCGGAATTTCGGCCACGGCGCCTTGCAGCCCGATATTGGGCATCAGGGTTTCGCCCGCGAAATAGATACCGACCATGGCCAGGCCGCCGAGGCCCAGGATCAGGTACAGCGTCGCGCCGGTCGTGCCGGCGGCTCGCGCGGCCAGGGCCGCCTCGGCTCCCTTGGCCATGAGCGTCAGGGGCGCGAACACCGCGAATCCGCTGAACACGTCGGCCAGGGCCGAGCCTATTCCCGCCGCGCCAAAGGCCCAGACAATGCCCTGGCGCGGATTCATGAAGCCCAGAACCAGCCCGCCAAAAACCACGGCGATGTCGCCGACATTGAAATATCCCCGGCTGGGCAGGGGGATGCGCACGAACAGGGTGACAAGACAAGTCAGGGCCATGATGGACAGGGCGGCGGTGCGGATGTTTTTCATTGCGGTTTCCTTGTGCATGAGAGTCTGTGGGAGAGGAGGGCCTGGGTTTTCTCGGTTTCCCGGTACAGGCCGATATAGGTGGCCACGATAAGCCCGGCCAGTCGGTATACCCTGGCCCAGCGCCGACCGTCGAAATGGGGGGAAAGGTCCATGAAGAAGCGATGCCGGTGCAGGAGCGGCGTACCTTTTTCCAGCACCGCC encodes the following:
- a CDS encoding YdiU family protein, which produces MPGWNFDNTYTRLPPALYERVVPEPVPAPRLVMLNWRLCRDLGLDAQALASADGVAALAGNRCPAGSEPIAQAYSGHQFGHFTTLGDGRAMLLGEHITPAGQRVDIQLKGSGRTPFSRRGDGRAALGPMLREYIVSEALHALGIPTTRSLAVVSTGGDVYRETVLPGAILTRVASSHIRVGTFEHLAARGLTAELHALAWHVIDRHFPELRQTPHPFLALLAEVLARQASLVAKWQHVGFVHGVMNTDNMSLCGESIDFGPCAFMDVHDPATVFSSIDRDGRYAYGNQPSIAQWNLTRFAEALLPVLHEREDRAVDMAREVLDTFPAVFHDFWARGMRAKLGLFTPETGDEDLARTLLGLMHEHGVDHTRTWRDLGRLPVPGGSFFESAGFQAWERRWRARLDRQRQTPDEARQLMMANNPAVIARNHRVEEALAAAGNGDMSVLERLLAAIEHPFDDDPAWSEFAEPPRPSAVPYRTFCGT